From one Variovorax sp. PBL-H6 genomic stretch:
- a CDS encoding branched-chain amino acid ABC transporter permease, translated as MTPDVALILGIDGLANGAVYLLAGLGLVLIFSVTRVVFVPFGDVAAFAALSLAAFETGRVPPTIGLVLVLTALALATEVGSLLRRGESARIPKALLGWGVLPLVPCLLAWLASRPGVPAPLHIISTVLLVVPIAPLLSRVVFQPIADASVLVLLIVSLALHFLLSGLGLLFFGPEGSRTQPLAGGAITLGDGFTVSGQVVLMVAAAVVLSGLFFLVFERTIAGKALRATAVNRVGARLVGIRPARTALLAYGCASLLAGLIGVLIAPVTTMYYDSGFIIGLKAFVAAIIGGLVSYPMTAIGALAVGVVESFASFWSGALKDVIVFSLLIPVLMLRSFMSVHAEEEEEEVDQ; from the coding sequence ACGCGCGTGGTCTTCGTGCCCTTCGGCGATGTCGCGGCCTTCGCTGCGCTGTCGCTGGCCGCCTTCGAAACGGGGCGCGTGCCGCCCACCATCGGCCTGGTGCTGGTGCTGACCGCGCTCGCGCTGGCGACCGAGGTCGGCAGCCTGCTGCGGCGCGGCGAGAGCGCGCGCATCCCCAAGGCCCTGCTGGGCTGGGGCGTGCTGCCGCTCGTTCCCTGCCTGCTGGCGTGGCTGGCGAGCCGGCCCGGCGTGCCGGCGCCGCTGCACATCATCTCGACGGTGCTGCTGGTGGTGCCGATCGCGCCGCTCCTGTCGCGCGTCGTGTTCCAGCCGATCGCCGATGCCTCGGTGCTGGTGCTGCTGATCGTCTCGCTGGCACTGCACTTCCTGCTGTCGGGCCTGGGCCTGCTGTTCTTCGGCCCCGAGGGCTCGCGCACGCAGCCGCTGGCGGGCGGCGCGATCACGCTCGGCGACGGCTTCACGGTGAGCGGCCAGGTGGTCCTGATGGTGGCCGCAGCGGTCGTGCTCAGCGGGCTGTTCTTCCTGGTGTTCGAGCGCACGATCGCCGGCAAGGCGCTGCGCGCCACCGCGGTCAATCGCGTGGGCGCGCGGCTGGTCGGCATCCGGCCGGCGCGCACGGCGCTGCTGGCCTACGGCTGCGCCTCGCTGCTGGCCGGGCTGATCGGCGTGCTGATCGCGCCGGTCACCACCATGTATTACGACTCGGGCTTCATCATCGGCCTCAAGGCCTTCGTGGCGGCCATCATCGGCGGGCTGGTGAGCTACCCGATGACTGCGATCGGCGCTCTGGCGGTGGGCGTGGTGGAGAGCTTCGCCTCGTTCTGGAGCGGCGCGCTGAAGGACGTCATCGTCTTCAGCCTGCTGATTCCGGTGCTGATGCTGCGCTCCTTCATGAGCGTGCATGCGGAAGAGGAAGAAGAGGAGGTGGACCAATGA
- a CDS encoding branched-chain amino acid ABC transporter ATP-binding protein/permease, whose translation MSTAQTTEGAVPVSGTPAGTSTRRLPTRLLWIGLVVVVLALVPLLAGNFTVSLLNDIGIGALVALGLVLLTGIGGATSFGQAAFVGIAAYATAWLSTAQGLSPWLGLVFALGLTGLSALAIGMLTLRLGGHFLPLSTIAWGLSIAMLFGNVDALGRHTGLSNIPALSIGGWSLADPSAIYYLIWALVGLAMLFSHNLLQSRPGRAIRSLRGGAILLASVGADAYRVRLTLFVTAALFAGLAGWLYAHMNRFVSPSPFDVRASIEYLLMAVAGGLGHLAGALVGSALVLILKNGLQDVLPLLTQRAGQLEAVAFATIFILLLHFARGGLMGFVRRWSHKRARAQVPREPMAAVEPLPHRTLPERGSSILSVAGAVKRFGGLVAVNDVSFEVKAGEIMGLIGPNGAGKSTMFNLLTCTLPMTAGKVRFLGHEIAGMPQRKVARLGLARTFQHVKLRPHMTLLDNVALGAYARTGAGVLKAGLRLDRAEERQVLQEAQRQLDRIGLGERAHELAGSLPLGTQRILEIARALAADPVLLVLDEPAAGLRRKEKMALGDLLRKLREEGVTILIVEHDMDFVMKLVDRLVVMNFGSKLVEGVPSAVRADERVQAAYLGSVV comes from the coding sequence ATGAGCACGGCACAAACGACCGAAGGTGCGGTCCCCGTGAGCGGCACGCCCGCAGGCACATCGACGAGGCGCCTTCCCACGCGTTTGCTGTGGATCGGCCTCGTCGTCGTGGTGCTGGCGCTGGTGCCGCTGCTGGCGGGCAACTTCACGGTGTCGCTGCTGAACGATATCGGCATCGGCGCGCTGGTGGCGCTGGGCCTCGTGCTGCTGACCGGCATCGGTGGGGCGACCTCCTTCGGGCAGGCGGCCTTCGTCGGCATCGCCGCCTATGCAACGGCCTGGCTCAGCACCGCGCAGGGGCTGTCGCCCTGGCTGGGTCTGGTGTTCGCGTTGGGCCTGACGGGGCTCTCGGCGCTGGCGATCGGCATGCTCACGCTGCGGTTGGGCGGGCACTTCCTGCCGCTCTCGACCATCGCGTGGGGGCTGTCGATCGCGATGTTGTTCGGCAATGTCGATGCATTGGGGCGCCACACGGGCTTGTCGAATATTCCGGCACTCAGCATCGGCGGTTGGTCGCTGGCCGATCCGAGCGCCATCTACTACCTCATCTGGGCTCTGGTCGGCCTGGCCATGCTGTTCAGCCACAACCTGCTGCAGTCGCGGCCTGGCCGCGCGATCCGAAGCCTGCGCGGCGGCGCCATCTTGCTGGCCAGCGTGGGGGCCGATGCGTACCGCGTGCGGCTCACGCTGTTCGTCACGGCCGCGCTGTTCGCCGGCCTCGCGGGGTGGCTCTACGCGCACATGAACCGCTTCGTGAGCCCCTCGCCCTTCGACGTGCGCGCCAGCATCGAGTACCTGCTGATGGCCGTGGCCGGCGGGCTCGGGCACCTGGCCGGCGCGCTGGTTGGCTCGGCGCTGGTGCTGATCCTCAAGAACGGGCTGCAGGACGTGCTTCCGCTGCTGACGCAGCGTGCCGGTCAGCTGGAGGCGGTGGCCTTCGCCACGATCTTCATCCTGCTGCTGCACTTCGCGCGCGGCGGGCTGATGGGCTTCGTGCGGCGCTGGAGCCACAAGCGTGCGCGTGCGCAGGTGCCACGGGAACCCATGGCGGCGGTCGAGCCGTTGCCGCATCGCACACTGCCGGAGCGCGGTTCGTCCATCCTCTCGGTCGCGGGGGCCGTCAAGCGCTTTGGCGGACTGGTGGCGGTGAACGACGTGAGCTTCGAGGTGAAGGCCGGCGAGATCATGGGCCTGATCGGGCCCAACGGCGCTGGCAAGTCGACGATGTTCAACCTGCTGACGTGCACCTTGCCGATGACGGCCGGGAAGGTGCGCTTCCTCGGCCATGAGATCGCCGGCATGCCGCAGCGCAAGGTAGCGCGGCTGGGGCTGGCGCGCACCTTCCAGCACGTCAAGCTGCGGCCGCACATGACGCTGCTGGACAACGTCGCGCTCGGTGCCTATGCACGCACGGGCGCGGGTGTGCTCAAGGCAGGTCTGCGGCTGGACCGCGCCGAGGAGCGCCAGGTGCTCCAGGAGGCGCAGCGGCAGCTGGATCGCATCGGGCTGGGCGAGCGGGCGCACGAGCTCGCGGGGAGTCTGCCGTTGGGGACGCAGCGCATCCTCGAGATTGCGCGTGCGCTGGCGGCCGACCCGGTGCTGCTGGTGCTGGACGAACCCGCCGCAGGGCTTCGGCGCAAGGAGAAGATGGCGCTGGGCGACCTGCTGCGCAAGCTTCGCGAGGAGGGCGTGACGATCCTGATCGTGGAGCACGACATGGACTTTGTCATGAAGCTGGTGGATCGGCTGGTGGTGATGAACTTCGGATCGAAGCTGGTGGAGGGCGTGCCGTCTGCCGTGCGGGCGGATGAGCGGGTGCAGGCGGCTTATCTGGGGAGCGTGGTATGA